In Bacillota bacterium, the genomic window CGCTACCTCCTGGATCTCCGAAACCACCTTCAGGAACCACTCACGAGTCGAGGGCTCTACCCTCACCATGAGCGCCACTCCCTCGGCGGGCTTGAAGGCCTTCAAGTACTCGCTGACCAGCTGGAGCCACGTTTTCTCGGAGTCGGAAGGATCCGGAACGCATAAAATCTTAAAGGAAGCCGCACACCCTACATTCAAGGGTTCCACGTGAGGGGAGAAGATTTCCTTGAACTCGAGGGGTATGTAGAGAATTTCTTTGTCGACATGCCCCCTAAAGCGCGCTACCACCTCGTCAGGGCGGTAGCAACCCCCTGCAAAGTCTATCCCCCACTTTCCGGTAAATAGTTGCCTGTTGGTCTCGAGGAGTTTGGTGTAGGTCTCCGGAATCTTCCGGAACGACTGGCTACCGTAGTGGTGCACGAACACGTCATCAGCTATCACCAACCTGAAGCCTGCGAGATGCGCCCTGAGGCAGTAATCGTCGTCCTCGTAGTTGCCGATCCCAAAAATGGGATCAAATCCTCCTATCTTGTCTACGACCTCCCGCTTCATCATCCAGAGGAAGCCGATCAGGCGGCTTACCTCCCTCAAGCTCCCGGCGTGCTGGAGGTACCACTTCTCTGCCCACGAATCCAGAGAACTCTCGTCGTAGCGACACTCGGGCACTACCTGCGGACCTGCACAGTAGTTTGTCCTGGGACCGACAATCCCGATGGAGGAATCGACCGCAAACGCCGCCATCATCCTGCTGGCCCAGTGCGGCGTGACGACCACATCGTTGTTCATGACTACTATAAATTCCCCTTTGGCTAAAGCGATGCCTTTATTACAGGCCAGTGGATAACCCAAGTTCTCCTCGTTGTGTACAGTCTTAATGTGTATTTCCTGTAGAAGCGTTTCAAAAACATTTTCCGAGAACCCTTCAAGAAACATCTTGGTCTCGCAGTCGCTCTTATTATCAACTATTATCAGCTCTAGTTGATTTGGGCTACTATTACTGTGCCATTTCAATATACTTTCCAAAGCCTTTCTAGTCACTACCGGATTACAGTTTACAGGTACAATAATGCTTAAAGTTGTTACCTTTTGCCAGCTAGACCTTACACTGGTCCCTCCCCATGATGAACGGTTCTTTATCTCTGACAAGCCAAGCAATTTCTTGAGCGCCATTAAGTACACCTGGTTTTGTCTTGAAAGGTGCCAATACTTCTTTTGATCACGCAGTTTCCAACCCAGTCCATCTGTAGTATTGCCTTCGCGCTTGTGGATGAGTTTAAGAACCTTCTCCACATTCCTGCCCAAGTTATACCTTGACCTAGCAAGTTCTCTGAAGTAGTTAGTGTGTCTTAAAGCAAAAG contains:
- a CDS encoding glycosyltransferase, encoding MKNLSPDGKVEKKEFSTIVLLNHHLKEFGGSELVTYDLAVFFKSKGWEVTVATFQYGEPLRRLFNEKSIRVYDLLHEQLPVKVFDVMWAHHFPIVTKCLVSDHIKVRRLILSTLSPYEPLEALPLFAREADVILVNSHENYYEVLNANQMLGCDVSSIMVFPNSASDAWLSFSDSREINEAGGTAKPRKLAIVSNHPPQEVLDAIAMFEKAGIAVQLFGLLGTYTFVSPGILSQFDAVITIGRTVQQAMAIGVPVFCYDRFGGPGWITSDNYEKAEWYNYSGRCTNIKLTSNEIVSRVLEGYPFALRHTNYFRELARSRYNLGRNVEKVLKLIHKREGNTTDGLGWKLRDQKKYWHLSRQNQVYLMALKKLLGLSEIKNRSSWGGTSVRSSWQKVTTLSIIVPVNCNPVVTRKALESILKWHSNSSPNQLELIIVDNKSDCETKMFLEGFSENVFETLLQEIHIKTVHNEENLGYPLACNKGIALAKGEFIVVMNNDVVVTPHWASRMMAAFAVDSSIGIVGPRTNYCAGPQVVPECRYDESSLDSWAEKWYLQHAGSLREVSRLIGFLWMMKREVVDKIGGFDPIFGIGNYEDDDYCLRAHLAGFRLVIADDVFVHHYGSQSFRKIPETYTKLLETNRQLFTGKWGIDFAGGCYRPDEVVARFRGHVDKEILYIPLEFKEIFSPHVEPLNVGCAASFKILCVPDPSDSEKTWLQLVSEYLKAFKPAEGVALMVRVEPSTREWFLKVVSEIQEVARKEKLDLERNDLIIEARQIPSCHRGSVYRAADAFVVLPGVREQVLAREARACGLAVWKLPKPSAHALRLLVQEHSGKADARVRQK